Below is a window of endosymbiont of Galathealinum brachiosum DNA.
GGGATAAATAATAAAGGGGTGGTAATAAAGGCGGTGATAAAAAGAATAAAGGGGTCGGTGACAAACGAGAACGCTAATAATTCTCAGTTGTCACCGACCCCTTTAATTCCTCAGTTGTCACCGACCCCTTTAATTCCTCAGTTGTCACCGACCCCTTTAATTACTTTAATTAGATACGCTTACTTTGTCAGTACACCCTAACCCATGATTTTAATGTGTGATAAAACTGAGAAATAAATAAGTAGCAAGAATCACTGCAACCCACATAACCATACTTCCAACGGGATAAGTGCGGGAAAGTAAACGACTGGCTCCACCGTTTATTTGAGAAATAAAAGTCAGGCTATGATTCAGTCTTACAAGAAACGCATGACGTAATGCGCAGTCTGTCTTCCATATAACGGAGAAAATATTTTGTAATGCGACTGGAAAAGCCCGGCGATAGATCCAGTCAAAATCTAAATTAGTGGAACGTAATTCAGGGGGATACATTCCTCTGAGGTTAAGCCAAACAAAGGCCAGTGCGGAGAAGAACAACAACTGAGTCTGTGCTAATACATGAGTAGCATCATAAGGATTGTAACCCGTGTCGTAAGGCAATAACGAGTACAATGCCGCAGGATAAAAGCCAATGGCAATACAAAGTACGGCTGCAATAAACATCGCCAATAACATATTGTTGGGTGGGTCACTGGCACGAATACCTGAGTCATGTGCAAAGAAAGCAAAGTACGGAATTTTAATACCCGCATGATGGAACACACCGGCAGAAGCAAATAACAGCATTAACCAGATCCAGTCATAACCTTCTTGTAGAGCTGCAGACATCACCATCGATTTACTGACGAAACCACTGAACAATGGGAATGCTGAAATAGAGGCGGCGCCGACAATACATAACACCGTAGTCTTCGGCATGGTTTTATAGAGCCCCCCTAAATCCGAGCCATTGATACGACCTGTCATATGCAGCACTGCACCCATACTCATAAACAACAGGCCTTTAAAGATCACATCATTAAACGCATGTGAAACCGCACCGTTGATGGCGAGCGCGGTGCCAATACCAATACCAACGACCATAAAGCCTACTTGATTGATGAGGCTGTAGGCCAGTACTCGGCGCAGATCATTTTCAATCACTGCAAAAAAGATGGGGAAGCAGGTCATTGCTGCGCCAATATAAACCAGTAATTCTGTACCAGGGTATCCACGGGCTAATGCATAAACGGCTACTTTGGTGGTAAACGCGCTGAGAAAAACCGTGCCCGTGACGGTGGCTTCTGGGTACGCATCTGTCAGCCAGTTGTGTGCCATAGGAAAAGCGCATTTAATGCCAAATGCGATAAAGATTAACCAACCTGCAATGCCTTCAAGGCCGATATGACCAAATTCTAACGTGCCATGTTCAGCTGCATAAAATAATGTGCCTGCAAGAAGAATAACACCGGATAAAACCTGGATGATGAGGTAACGCATGCCAGCATCATAAGCGCTCTGAGTTCGTCGCGCCCAAATAAGAAACACTGAGGTAAATGCCAGCAATTCCCAGAACACAAATAAGGTTAGCAAATCGCCAGCAAAAACAGCACCCAGGCCACTACCCGCATACAACATAGCGGCCACTTGTTGCATGGTGTCACGCACGTGCAGAGAATAAATTATGCCGATAAATGCGGCTATGTGAAATACATAACCAAACATAAGGCTCAATTTATCAGCGCGGTATGTAATGAGCTGATAATCGAGGAAAGCGAACTGTAAATGAATACCCTCAGGCACCATCCAAAGATGAAGCCCACTGACTATGGGGATAGCAATCATAATTACATTGCGTAAAACACCACGAGTCAATGCAGCAATCAGTGCGCCAATAAAAAATGGTAGAAATGGGGGTATCTCAAGCATCCACATTTGAGTCACCTATTTCATTGTTATCTTTTTTATTCGTACTGGATTTTTTGTCCGCGTTAGTCTTTTCATCAATGACCGTTTTGCCTTCATTGCTATAGTAGTCTTCCGAGCGCATAAGAAATGTGCGCATCCATGAGGCAACCAGTACAAGGATGACGCAACCAACAAAACCATA
It encodes the following:
- a CDS encoding Na(+)/H(+) antiporter subunit D, with the translated sequence MWMLEIPPFLPFFIGALIAALTRGVLRNVIMIAIPIVSGLHLWMVPEGIHLQFAFLDYQLITYRADKLSLMFGYVFHIAAFIGIIYSLHVRDTMQQVAAMLYAGSGLGAVFAGDLLTLFVFWELLAFTSVFLIWARRTQSAYDAGMRYLIIQVLSGVILLAGTLFYAAEHGTLEFGHIGLEGIAGWLIFIAFGIKCAFPMAHNWLTDAYPEATVTGTVFLSAFTTKVAVYALARGYPGTELLVYIGAAMTCFPIFFAVIENDLRRVLAYSLINQVGFMVVGIGIGTALAINGAVSHAFNDVIFKGLLFMSMGAVLHMTGRINGSDLGGLYKTMPKTTVLCIVGAASISAFPLFSGFVSKSMVMSAALQEGYDWIWLMLLFASAGVFHHAGIKIPYFAFFAHDSGIRASDPPNNMLLAMFIAAVLCIAIGFYPAALYSLLPYDTGYNPYDATHVLAQTQLLFFSALAFVWLNLRGMYPPELRSTNLDFDWIYRRAFPVALQNIFSVIWKTDCALRHAFLVRLNHSLTFISQINGGASRLLSRTYPVGSMVMWVAVILATYLFLSFITH